Proteins encoded together in one Thermomonospora curvata DSM 43183 window:
- a CDS encoding CDP-alcohol phosphatidyltransferase family protein, translating into MEVRADPAEGRAGGAADRIWTVPNALSLARLLGVPLFLWLVLAGHDTWALGLLVGAGLSDWLDGRLARALGQTSRLGALLDPAADRLYILATLVGLTMREIIPLWLTLLLVGREAAITPIVPVLRRLGYNGTLPVHMVGKAGTLCLLYAFPLLLLGDHSGAVATAARVFGWSFAIWGTALYWWAAVLYWVQVRQLVLADRTGAGPPGVPPGGSGADPRTSAG; encoded by the coding sequence TTGGAGGTACGGGCCGATCCGGCCGAGGGGCGGGCCGGAGGGGCCGCCGACCGCATCTGGACGGTGCCCAACGCGCTGAGCCTGGCCCGGCTGCTGGGCGTGCCGCTGTTTTTGTGGCTGGTGCTGGCCGGGCACGACACCTGGGCGCTGGGCCTGCTGGTGGGCGCCGGCCTGTCGGACTGGCTGGACGGCCGGCTGGCCCGCGCGCTGGGCCAGACCAGCCGGCTGGGCGCGCTGCTGGACCCGGCCGCCGACCGCCTGTACATCCTGGCCACCCTGGTCGGGCTGACGATGCGGGAGATCATCCCGCTGTGGCTGACCCTGCTGCTGGTCGGCCGCGAGGCGGCCATCACCCCGATCGTCCCGGTGCTGCGCAGGCTCGGTTACAACGGCACGCTGCCGGTGCACATGGTGGGCAAGGCGGGAACGCTGTGCCTGCTGTACGCCTTCCCGCTGCTGTTGCTGGGGGACCACTCCGGCGCGGTGGCCACCGCGGCCCGGGTCTTCGGTTGGTCCTTCGCCATCTGGGGAACGGCACTGTACTGGTGGGCGGCCGTCCTCTATTGGGTCCAGGTGCGGCAGCTCGTGCTGGCCGACCGCACCGGCGCCGGACCGCCGGGCGTCCCGCCGGGCGGCTCCGGCGCGGACCCCCGAACCTCGGCCGGCTGA
- a CDS encoding NUDIX hydrolase, with translation MEWRRHGERSIYRSPWVDLRVADVELPDGRRFEHHLVRVRPSAGVVALDDRGRALLIWRHRFISDSWGWEIPGGRVEPGEDPAETAARELLEETGWRPGPLHHLLDIRPSPGLTDGVHHIFRAEGAVRVGEPTDVEAERIEWVPLERVPELAARGQIGAGSTLAALLYLMTGPCGNGAEAG, from the coding sequence ATGGAGTGGAGGCGGCATGGAGAACGGTCCATCTACCGCAGTCCGTGGGTGGACCTGCGCGTGGCGGATGTGGAGCTTCCCGACGGCCGTCGCTTCGAGCACCACCTGGTGCGGGTGCGCCCGTCGGCGGGCGTGGTGGCGCTCGACGACCGCGGCCGGGCGCTGCTGATCTGGCGGCATCGTTTCATCAGTGACTCTTGGGGCTGGGAGATTCCCGGGGGACGTGTGGAGCCGGGCGAGGACCCCGCCGAGACCGCGGCCCGGGAGCTGCTGGAGGAGACCGGCTGGCGGCCCGGACCGCTCCATCATCTGCTGGACATCCGCCCCTCTCCGGGCCTGACGGATGGCGTTCATCACATTTTCCGGGCCGAGGGCGCGGTGCGTGTCGGGGAGCCGACCGACGTGGAGGCCGAGCGGATCGAGTGGGTTCCGCTGGAGCGGGTGCCGGAGCTGGCCGCCCGGGGCCAGATCGGCGCCGGCAGCACCCTGGCCGCCCTCCTATACCTGATGACCGGGCCTTGCGGCAACGGGGCGGAGGCGGGTTAA
- the thiC gene encoding phosphomethylpyrimidine synthase ThiC produces MTQASVSAARKTYLTGASRPDIRVPMREVVLTTGDSLVLYDTSGPYTDPSYQVDVRRGLPALRAKWIAERGDTAEYDGRPVRPEDDGRRSSDPLRDQGAFPPRRPRRATGKAVTQRAYARRGEITPEMEFVALREGVDPEFVRQELAAGRAVLPANVNHPELEPMIIGRNFLVKVNANIGNSAVASSIEEEVDKMTWAIRWGADTVMDLSTGRDIHTTREWILRNSPVPVGTVPLYQALEKVGGNPADLSWEVFRDTVIEQAEQGVDYMTVHAAVLLRYIPLTTRRKTGIVSRGGSIMAAWCLAHHKENFLYTHFRELCEIFAAYDITWSLGDGLRPGCIADANDEAQFAELRTQGELTKIAAEFDTQVMNEGPGHVPMHKIKENVDLQRELCDDAPFYTLGPLTTDIAPGYDHITSAIGAAMIGWYGTAMLCYVTPKEHLGLPNKDDVKAGVIAYKIAAHAADLAKGHPGAQAWDDALSEARFEFRWEDQFNLSLDPDTARSFHDETLPAAPAKTAHFCSMCGPHFCSMKITQDVRRFARERGLTEEEALREGMRAKAEEFTASGGRIYLPVSAAED; encoded by the coding sequence ATGACGCAAGCCTCAGTGTCCGCTGCCCGAAAGACCTACCTGACCGGCGCATCCCGTCCCGACATCCGGGTGCCGATGCGCGAGGTGGTGCTCACCACGGGCGACTCGCTGGTGTTGTACGACACCTCCGGCCCGTACACCGACCCCTCCTACCAGGTGGACGTGCGGCGCGGACTGCCCGCCCTGCGGGCGAAGTGGATCGCCGAACGCGGCGATACCGCCGAATACGACGGGCGGCCCGTCCGTCCCGAAGACGACGGGCGCAGGTCCTCGGACCCGTTGCGGGACCAGGGGGCCTTCCCGCCGCGCAGGCCGCGCCGCGCCACCGGCAAGGCGGTGACGCAGCGGGCGTACGCGCGGCGCGGGGAGATCACCCCGGAGATGGAGTTCGTGGCGCTGCGCGAGGGCGTGGATCCGGAGTTCGTGCGCCAGGAGCTGGCGGCCGGGCGGGCGGTGCTGCCGGCCAACGTCAACCACCCCGAGCTGGAGCCGATGATCATCGGGCGGAACTTCCTGGTGAAGGTGAACGCCAACATCGGCAACTCGGCGGTGGCCTCCTCCATCGAGGAGGAGGTGGACAAGATGACCTGGGCGATCCGCTGGGGCGCCGACACCGTCATGGACCTGTCCACCGGGCGGGACATCCACACCACCCGGGAGTGGATCCTGCGCAACTCCCCGGTGCCGGTGGGCACCGTCCCGCTGTATCAGGCGCTGGAGAAGGTCGGCGGCAACCCCGCCGACCTGAGCTGGGAGGTCTTCCGCGACACCGTCATCGAGCAGGCCGAGCAGGGCGTGGACTACATGACGGTGCACGCGGCGGTGCTGCTGCGGTACATCCCGCTGACCACGCGGCGCAAGACCGGGATCGTCTCCCGGGGCGGGTCGATCATGGCGGCCTGGTGCCTGGCCCACCACAAGGAGAACTTCCTCTACACCCACTTCCGGGAGCTGTGCGAGATCTTCGCCGCCTACGACATCACCTGGTCGCTGGGGGACGGGCTGCGGCCCGGGTGCATCGCCGACGCCAACGACGAGGCCCAGTTCGCCGAGCTGCGCACCCAGGGGGAGCTGACCAAGATCGCCGCCGAGTTCGACACCCAGGTGATGAACGAGGGGCCCGGCCACGTCCCGATGCACAAGATCAAGGAGAACGTGGACCTGCAGCGCGAGCTGTGCGACGACGCCCCCTTCTACACCCTGGGGCCGCTGACCACCGACATCGCGCCGGGCTATGACCACATCACCTCGGCGATCGGCGCGGCCATGATCGGCTGGTACGGCACCGCGATGCTGTGCTACGTCACCCCCAAGGAACACCTGGGGCTGCCCAACAAGGACGACGTCAAGGCCGGGGTGATCGCCTACAAGATCGCCGCGCACGCCGCCGACCTGGCCAAGGGGCACCCGGGGGCGCAGGCCTGGGACGACGCGCTGTCGGAGGCCCGGTTCGAGTTCCGCTGGGAGGACCAGTTCAACCTGTCGCTGGACCCCGACACCGCCCGGTCCTTCCACGATGAGACCCTGCCGGCCGCCCCGGCCAAGACCGCGCACTTTTGCTCGATGTGCGGGCCGCACTTCTGCTCGATGAAGATCACTCAGGATGTGCGGCGCTTCGCCCGGGAGCGAGGGCTGACCGAGGAAGAGGCCCTCCGGGAGGGCATGCGGGCCAAGGCCGAGGAGTTCACCGCCTCCGGCGGGCGGATCTACCTGCCGGTGTCGGCGGCCGAGGACTGA